The stretch of DNA CCTCTAAATCTTTAGTCAGTTGATAGACTTCCAGAGCATTAGACACACCAAACCTCTCAAGTAAATCATCCCAAAGATTTTTAGAGGAAACAACATACTTGAAGTTATCACGAAGACTCTTGTCTATAGAATTGGAAATCCATCTCATTACCATAAAATCACACCTCTTCCATTGTTTATGACGCTTATCAGTACTAGGGGGCATGGAACAAGAACCATCAATAAAACCATCTTTGTTTTTCGCTGTCAAAGCCATAAGAACTTCCCTTTTCCAGCCCAAGAAGTCATGACCATTAAACAAAGACGAGGACAAAGTAGCAGAAGTTTGATCATTTGTAGACAACTACAAAGGATCATCATAATAATCGAAATTTGGTGAAGAATCAGATGCAATAGACTCAGGCATGATGAAAAATAAGAGAATTGATAGAAAAAGATCAAAAGATGAAGCAAAAGATCAATCAAGAGAATAGTGTGGAAGCGTAAGAGTAGTACCTCTATTCCTGTTTTATTTATGCAGGAAATAGAAGAATAACACCCAGGAATGAAGTACTGTATACTGATACCATGAAGAAACCAGAGGTTCTGCAGTAATGGTGGATACAGGATGAACAAGTGATGAAGATGAAGACGAAGGATAGAGAAGAATAGAGAAGTAAACTATGTAACAATATTGTGTAATTCTGAATCTTGAAATTTGTTATTATTTGATTTTTGTAATAATGAAATCTGTTACAATTTGTTGAGGCAATCCTCATATTTATAGTTGCTGAATAACCTAACTAACAATGATTTGGTTAGTTTTAAGTCGGTTAACTCTAGTTAGTTATAACTAATACCTAACTAACTTTTAACCAACTACATATCACCAAtatgaagtgaacttaaattaagtgactttaagtccaaaagaacagggcctttgCCTTCTTCAAAAAAAAAGTGGTAAAGACATTCATCCTCCTAGCAATACAAGTATACAACCACCTAATTATTTTTATGTTTTCTaagaaatattttaattaaatataaataaattattaagataaaataaaataaagtaacaCGTTAATTTATCAATTTGCTCTTTCATTTCCAACAAAGTAgttttccaaaaacaaaaaaattgccAAAAAAAAACTGCTACCTTCATTCAACTCTACtctacctatttcatttttgtacactattcaggAGTAagtattcaatttcaattttctctcgatacgtaagagaaaatatattcatgtgagatcttgtttgatttgtctttacgagtacattaaaaatatctaacttttataatttttgcaaatacgtagctaatgatatttagcgcataaaacacgcgttgacaaacgtgaaaaaggaaagtgttagagtggagttgaatgaaggAACCAAGGAAGTAGAAGATATTATCATACGTAGTAATTAGTAAATGACAAAAATACCCAAAAGCTCCACCCAAGAGCTACAAATTTGACCATAATCTCTGCCTGGCTACGCTATGTTCGGGAGccgtaactttttttttttttttttttttgacaacgagGGAGCCGTAACTTTAATACAAGCATCTGACGGAGATCTACACAAATTTCAAATTGCTAGTTTGCTACGTTATCTTCACGCCTGTCAACCCTACCCTATTGTGATTGTGCATTTACTTTACCCCTaactaaaatttttttttttctaaaaaaaaaaaaaaatttaaaaatgtttttaacaaaaaaataaaacgtAAACAATTTAATCTATAATTAGCAACATTTTTTTTTCTCACTACATCCATATGGAGGATTACATCTTAAAAAGCCTACAATTGAAACCAAACAAATACAACAATGTAATCTACCTACAAATTTAAACCAAACAAATACAACAATGTAATCTACCCCTaataatttttttgttaaaataaaAAAGACGACCAAACTAATCCTTGCTGTTCTAGCAACTAACATTACTGATACATTAAGTCAAACAAAGCATGGGTATCACATTAGTGACTTGAGTGACCTAGCCTTAATGGGCTTTCTAACCCGTCCACCACCATACcattcttcctcatcttcctcatcctCGATGTAGTCCAGTTCTCGTTGAGCATCAATAACACTCTTAAACGACTCGATTTCATGCTTATTGCTGTTATCACTCTTACTAAGACTGTCCTTGTTTTCATCATCATCCATTATATTATCATAGCTATTACTATTACCACTACCATTATAAGCATTGCCATTGCCATTGCAATTATCCATTTCAGGGACCGAATTGAACTTGGTCTTTCCCCTTCGCTTGCTCCAGCTCGGCCCAAACCCCGAATAGTAATAAAATTGATATGGATTATCATCATTATCAattttattattactactacccTTACTGTTACTATTACAATTGGAATTAGTATTGTTATTGTTACCAGCTGATGCACCCGAGGTGGATTTCCTAGGCCGACCCCGCTTCTTGGGCAAAACGGTGGTGGCCGGGGTTGGCAACACCATATCAAGTGGGGTCGGCTCACTGCTGCCCATTGTAAGCAACAATACCGGGCAATCTTCACCTGCCCCAATTCCTCCGTCATCTACACCGCCGCCATTCTCCCGCTCGGGGACACATTCAAACGATAAATCCATCGGCTCTTCACTAACCAAACTATACAACACAAATTCAAATCACATAAACTAACCAAAACATACACCTCACCTCAATTTCTAACTTGAATTACAATGAATCAACAAATTCAGCCCACATTATCGTCCCAAAGAATAAAAACCCTAGAATCATAAAAATAAACAATAATTTGAAATCAAAAGGATAATAACCTGTTTAAAGCAGGAAGTGAAGCATTAGAGGTGCTGGTACCATGAAAAGGTAAGTCATTATCCCAGTAACCCTGATTAAACCACGTCCATGTATCAAAAACGATAatctcattattattaatattattgtgcaaaaattaaataaaatagtcGTAAAATTAACAAAACCCATTTTAATTTGGACGATAATAATGATGTTTATGAATTATACAGCTGAGAAATAGATTAATAAAAATGTTGGCTGATTATTATTGGAGCAACCCTAGAAATGCAGAAAAAAATAAAccctacaaataataataaaccaACAATAAAGTAACTCATATAAACAGTAAAATAGAAGAATAAAATGGTAAAAATAGATCTGAGAAATGTACCTGGGTGAAAAAAGAGTCGTCATCCCAAGGAGGTCGATTGAGCTGacaaattaaataagaagatgAACTTCTTTTCTTTCCCTCGAATACCCTTGCTGCGTTCTTACGAATCCTCATTCTTGAAAGGGTACTTTCGGAATTAACGAAAGTTTGAAAGGAAAAATGGTGGGTTTTATGTTCTGCAGATCGAAGAAGGAAGGgaaaaatggtgtttttttttctattttttttatttgtgggtttaaagttgattataataaataaataaataaatggttAGGAAAGGTTATTTTTATTTCTCTCTCATTGTTTTTGTAGTTGTCTGCGGGATATGTTTTGGACTTTTGGGTGGGTATAGTTGGGATATTTATAAATACCGAATACatttatttttgtttaagacGGGAATTAATTGATCTTAATAGGGTGAATAGAAGAAAAAGCAGAATATATTAAAAAGGTAAAAAAAATTATCCTATATATAATGCGGGGTAATATTTGATCTGTCCTGAACTTAACGCGGATAGAAATAGTGTCGTCTTAAGCGAGGGTAGCTGGATTGAATAAGTATTTAGTGAAAAAATGAGTTTAACTGTGGAGTTAGGCGATAAAAAGTGAAAGTTATCGGATATTCGTCAGTCTGATTTAACAGTCTCAGACTCTCAAGGGTTGAGAAGTGAGAACTGCATTGTGACACGTCGGTTGGACTTTGGAGTTGCTATTTTGTGTATATTTTCGACATATTCAAATTTAATATTCTTTTCAATTGTTTAAATTTTGTGACAATCTAAAGAtaattgtttttattttaaattttggcaaaaaaaaaaatgtattttgAAGATTACAGTTGAATATATTTTTACAAAGTTAGGCCTGTTAAAAACTACAATATTTGTTTTAATggtaaaatagattaaaatatctcCTTTATTCTAAGGTCTCATTTGGTTGATCACCCAATTTATGGGAATTCTAGAATCCTATGAATTGGGATTTTTAAagcttgtttggttaccccatttTTTGTAAAATGGGGGAGTTTAAAACTCCTAGGAATTTTCAACTCCTACATGATGGGGAATTAAAATACCTACCCCCTCATGGTCATTAAAAATTTCTAGGAAAGTAAAACTCCAACATGGCAACCAAACGGATTATTGTAATTCACGTGAATTTTAATGTAGGAATTAAACTCCCGTGCATTGCAAATTAACACGTCAATGTAATTCCCGTAGCAACCAAACGAGCCCTAAATAATCTTCCCTCTTTCATTTCTTATCTATTCATAATaccttccctctttccttatttaagaaagttttatactccctcacagtcactataatgttccctctttttcgaaacggattattcaactaatgttcccctttctatttttagaaacttttactcttattttattcattcctctctcctatcaccaaaccccacacaactcttttactcctattttattactttcttttatgttttggccccacaattctttatttaactactaataattcatcccgtTCTTCTATCACCAACCCCatacaactcttttactcctattttaatacttttcctaaAGTATTGTGCCAAAACAAAATGGGAAGATCATGATGAATGAGAGGGAGTATTTATTttaacaataggtcttggtatagacgggtggggcgaacagacgggtaaagacctctaataaaatgggtaggggggacaaggtggggcaccccccatgtgcttcccacttgatggaaaatggatattttgtgaggggaagtggtatccgtctatacgtatagacggatagtggccgtctataatgagaatttgtgttattttaatcaccttacacAACAACAATATTTCACAATACCCacactttatcttattttaatcaattCACCCCTTTCTTCTCTCCAATTACCTCACCTTATCACAATACTTTAGcttatttaattcaaacaccCTTAATTCACGTGCCACCcataagagcatctccaatggttacaACAAAGGACCTGCTTGCaatttatttattaaagttttcAAGGAGGTTGCTTGTCATTGGAGTCGAAAAAATACGACCTGCTAGAAAGCTACACCTGTTCTACCAAGTTACATGCTTGATTTCAAGATCCTTGCTTTTTTATTGGTTGGTTTTGTAAAATGAGTCTATTCAAGCTACAAGATAATGTAGCTCAGTATTGTGAGGATATGTAGCTTATAAGCAAGGTTGCTAGAAATAACTAGATGTCAAGACTCAAGTCAAGCTACGATAAAATATGGTTCACCACTAAAGATGCTCTAAATAGCGAGAGTTATCTAGACTAGGAGCCGTAGGAGGGAGCATTTATTTTTATAAATTTTTATATCTGTCTTAAACAAGAAATTTGTGTATATTTATAATctacttaattaaatatatactTCATTTATATAAATGTCATATTAAGATGGACATATTGGAATTTGAACTCATGACCTCACCTATTGATAAGCATGCCttatgagttatgagttatgaccTTATCTAGTAGACCAAATGActtattattataaataatactccgtatattataGTTATTGAATGTTATTTTAGCAAAGCTGTTATTTTAAGTAGCGGTTTTTGGTATTTGGcagtttcttttcttttcaaaattttatgtGACGGCTTTCCTCTGATCTAAACAAAAGGAAAATTGGTGACGTATGCGGACCTATTCGCGGGAAATAGTTTCAAATGAAAAGTAAGTTGATAATTAGTTTATTAAATGATATTAAAAAGTGAAAAAAATCTGAAATGTGTCAAGAGAAAAATTTGGATACCGCCTTTTTTTTATTTACTATTATCCTCTGTCCGGATCATTGACAACCAATTACTCATGACAAATTACATGTACGGTAAAAATAACAAAATACACGTatattctaccaaaaaaaaaataagaataacTCGTGCATTTAGGGTATCTACAATTTTTCTATTTAATGCGATCGTAATCCAATGTGATTTTCTTAGGCAATAAGATATTAATTGTAAAAAGTAGGTAAATTATTTCAAATAGTATTTATACGTTACATCCACAAATAAAGAAGTTGCGTCAAACACGCGTCAGGACCCGTAAAAACAAAGTTGACATGAATTATGTCCATATTTgatcttttccttttctttctgaAGTTTCAACAAGTATATATCCATACTGATTTTCTCACATTAACAATGACAACATTTATAAGAGCAAGAGTTAGCTCAAGTAGTAAAAAGTAAGAACTCTTTTACTCTAGTTGTGAAGTTGGGAATTCGACTCTTACCCGTGATTTAGTTCGCacatttttaaacaaaaaaaaacaatgacAACCATCTATCTATCAACCAATGCATAACATTTCACACGATTTCAATTAGTACCACCAACTCTAGATCTGGTGATATAGTGTCATTTCGCCATACTTTATGCCCCCTACTCCCCCAATTTCCCTAGCCTTTAACGCTCTTTAGCGCGGTTTTTGACGCTAATATATTTCATTAGTGGTATTTCTTGTTTTATCTTGATGATTTTGTAGGAAAACTACCAATTGGTGCGGTTTTTACCTCGTTTTGCGTGATCTACAAGAGATTGAGTTGCTACATGGACCCACGTCATGCCCAAGGCGATCCCACGGCCTTTGGCAGTCCCACAAAGAGCGTCCAAGCAGTATTGAAGCATGACAAATGAGTAATAAAAAAGGAAATGAAGACTAAGCCATTTCCCTACGCTTTCCCTCTAGAGAAACTGCTTCCCTAGAGGGAGTAAAGGAAGTCCTCCTTTAGGGAAATCCCTGACAAGTTTCCCCAGCGGGAAGGACAAATATGATCTGATCCCTAGCAGGAATGAGAGCAGGAGGAACGAAGAAACGAGATACTAAGGCATGTAGTGTCCCGATCGGGAACCAACTCTCAAATCAACCATCCCGATCGTGACAACTCCTTCCCGGGCGGGAAGCTCGTGGAGGTTGAAAAATTACGAAGCTGGTTTCTCGTTAGCACTGTGGGGCGAGGACATGCAGGGCGGGCTAGGTGTGGGTATGAGGCTGGTCTCATGTAATACCCGCACCTACCCCACGACCCGCAACGGATGACACTTTTAATACCCACTACCCCCGCCCAACCACCCATCAAATCCTTACCCCTACCCGCCCCACTCAAATCCTTACTCGCAACCGCCCTAagtggggcgggtgcggggcAAGAACAGCTAAAATGCGCCCCATTGACATCCCTACCAAACTTccttcattatttgataataaagTATATTGCACCACATGTTAAAGATTTATTGATAGGGGATCGAGTAGTAGGCTCTCTCCAAGTTCCAGTACTTATCGAGGATTCAAATTTTATTTCAAAACTATCTTAACGATCTATTATTTTGAAGAGGTCGAGAGAAAATAatgatattatattattatattagagGAGTTGAAATAAAACGGAAAGAAAAGGTAATTtcgtaatatatatatatatatatatatatatatatatatatatatatatatatatatatata from Silene latifolia isolate original U9 population chromosome 10, ASM4854445v1, whole genome shotgun sequence encodes:
- the LOC141605097 gene encoding uncharacterized protein LOC141605097, which gives rise to MRIRKNAARVFEGKKRSSSSYLICQLNRPPWDDDSFFTQGYWDNDLPFHGTSTSNASLPALNSLVSEEPMDLSFECVPERENGGGVDDGGIGAGEDCPVLLLTMGSSEPTPLDMVLPTPATTVLPKKRGRPRKSTSGASAGNNNNTNSNCNSNSKGSSNNKIDNDDNPYQFYYYSGFGPSWSKRRGKTKFNSVPEMDNCNGNGNAYNGSGNSNSYDNIMDDDENKDSLSKSDNSNKHEIESFKSVIDAQRELDYIEDEEDEEEWYGGGRVRKPIKARSLKSLM